In Anopheles cruzii chromosome X, idAnoCruzAS_RS32_06, whole genome shotgun sequence, one genomic interval encodes:
- the LOC128270985 gene encoding calcium/calmodulin-dependent protein kinase type II alpha chain — MAAQPACTRFSDNYELKEELGKGAFSIVKRCVQKSTGFEFAAKIINTKKLTSRDFQKLEREARICRKLQHPNIVRLHDSIQEENFHYLVFDLVTGGELFEDIVAREFYSEADASHCIQQILESVNHCHQNGVVHRDLKPENLLLASKAKGAAVKLADFGLAIEVQGDQAAWFGFAGTPGYLSPEVLKKEPYGKAVDIWACGVILYILLVGYPPFWDEDQHRLYVQIKAGTYDYPSPEWDTVTPEAKNLINQMLTVNPYKRITAAEALKHPWICQRERVASVVHRQETVDCLKKFNARRKLKGAILTTMLATRNFSSKSMIAKKGDGSQVKESTDSSSTTVEDDDCKARRQEIIKITEQLIEAINNGDYETYTKICDPHLTSFEPEALGNLIEGMDFHKFNFENVLGKSNKAINTTILNPHVHIFGEDTACIAYVRLTQYIDKQGHPHTVQTEETRVWHKKDSKWQNVHFHGSRNGSFSNTATQYDFVNHK; from the coding sequence ATGGCGGCCCAGCCGGCGTGTACCCGGTTTTCGGACAACTACGAGCTGAAGGAGGAGCTCGGCAAGGGCGCGTTCTCGATCGTGAAGCGGTGCGTGCAGAAGTCGACCGGGTTCGAGTTCGCGGCGAAGATCATCAACACGAAGAAGCTGACGTCGCGTGACTTCCAGAAGCTGGAACGGGAAGCCCGGATATGCCGGAAGCTGCAGCACCCGAACATCGTGCGGCTGCACGACAGCATCCAGGAGGAGAACTTCCACTACCTGGTGTTCGATCTGGTGACCGGCGGCGAACTGTTCGAGGACATCGTCGCCCGGGAGTTCTACTCGGAGGCGGACGCGTCGCACTGCATACAGCAGATCCTGGAGTCGGTGAACCACTGCCACCAGAACGGGGTCGTGCACCGGGACCTGAAGCCCGagaacctgctgctggcgagcaAGGCGAAGGGGGCGGCCGTGAAGCTGGCCGATTTTGGGCTCGCGATCGAGGTGCAGGGCGACCAGGCGGCGTGGTTCGGGTTCGCCGGCACCCCCGGCTATCTGTCGCCGGAGGtgctgaagaaggaaccgTACGGGAAGGCGGTCGACATTTGGGCGTGCGGCGTCATCCTCTACATCCTGCTCGTCGGCTACCCGCCGTTCTGGGACGAGGACCAGCACCGGCTGTACGTGCAGATCAAGGCCGGCACCTACGACTACCCGTCGCCCGAGTGGGACACGGTCACGCCGGAGGCGAAGAACCTCATCAATCAAATGTTAACAGTGAACCCGTACAAGCGCATCACCGCGGCCGAAGCGCTGAAGCACCCGTGGATCTGCCAGCGCGAGCGGGTCGCCTCGGTCGTCCACCGGCAGGAGACGGTCGACTGCTTGAAGAAGTTTAACGCGCGCCGCAAACTGAAGGGCGCCATCCTGACGACGATGCTGGCGACGCGCAACTTCTCCAGCAAGAGCATGATCGCGAAGAAGGGCGACGGCTCGCAGGTGAAGGAGTCGACCGACTCGTCCAGCACGACGGTCGAGGACGACGACTGTAAGGCGCGCCGGCAGGAGATCATCAAGATCACCGAGCAGCTGATCGAGGCGATCAACAACGGGGACTACGAGACGTACACGAAGATCTGCGACCCGCACCTGACCTCGTTCGAGCCGGAAGCGCTCGGTAACCTGATCGAGGGCATGGACTTCCACAAGTTCAACTTCGAGAACGTGCTCGGCAAGAGCAACAAGGCGATCAACACGACCATCCTGAACCCGCACGTGCACATCTTCGGCGAGGACACCGCGTGCATCGCGTACGTGCGCCTCACGCAGTACATCGACAAGCAGGGCCACCCGCACACGGTGCAGACGGAGGAGACGCGGGTGTGGCACAAAAAGGACAGCAAGTGGCAGAACGTGCACTTTCACGGCAGCCGCAACGGGAGCTTTAGCAACACGGCCACGCAGTACGACTTCGTGAACCACAAGTAA